From a region of the Agrobacterium tumefaciens genome:
- a CDS encoding M81 family metallopeptidase, whose amino-acid sequence MRIAVGGIHTECSTSSPVLMRPEDFRVFRGQDLVEAEYFNFLGDGGAEVLPLLHARAVPGGPVSRQAYEAFKTEFLERLRAVLPVDGLYLAMHGAMNVEGMDDAEGDWISSARAVVGPDVIVSASYDLHGNVSQRIIDQLDIFAGYRTAPHIDVRETMVRAWSMLLKALKTGEKPGVAWAKIPVLLPGEKTSTEDEPAKSLYAVLPQHDARPGIWDANFMIGYVWADEPRATACAVVTGTNKQEAQAVAVEIAQAYWDARQDFEFGPVTEPLDAILDIAAKTVTTPIILADSGDNPTGGGVGDRADVLAALIARNWQGALMGGITDKPAVEACFAAGEGASVSLQIGGSLDPQSPSVNVEALVLKLDDPGTDEQRQAVVAIGGVTVILAARRRPYHMLSDFTRLGFDPKEAKLLVVKSGYLSPELAPIANPNLMALTDGVINQDIESLPNHRRQGAIFPWSMSFDYSPEPVLSARWR is encoded by the coding sequence ATGCGTATTGCCGTTGGCGGCATTCACACTGAATGCAGCACGTCTTCGCCGGTTTTGATGAGGCCGGAGGATTTTCGTGTCTTCCGCGGTCAGGATCTGGTCGAAGCCGAGTATTTCAATTTTCTGGGTGATGGAGGGGCGGAAGTTCTGCCGCTCCTGCATGCACGGGCAGTTCCCGGCGGCCCTGTCTCGCGCCAGGCCTATGAGGCTTTCAAGACGGAATTTCTTGAAAGGCTTCGCGCGGTCCTGCCGGTTGACGGGCTTTATCTTGCCATGCATGGCGCCATGAATGTCGAAGGCATGGACGATGCCGAGGGTGACTGGATTTCCAGTGCCCGCGCCGTTGTCGGGCCAGATGTGATCGTGTCTGCCAGCTATGACCTGCATGGCAATGTCAGCCAGCGGATCATCGATCAGCTTGATATTTTTGCGGGTTACCGTACTGCGCCGCATATCGACGTACGCGAAACCATGGTGCGGGCGTGGTCCATGTTGCTGAAAGCCCTGAAAACGGGTGAGAAGCCCGGCGTCGCATGGGCAAAGATCCCGGTTCTGCTTCCAGGTGAAAAAACCTCAACGGAAGATGAACCTGCCAAGAGTCTCTATGCGGTGTTGCCGCAACATGATGCGCGACCCGGCATCTGGGATGCGAATTTCATGATCGGCTATGTCTGGGCGGATGAGCCTCGGGCAACAGCCTGCGCAGTGGTAACGGGCACCAACAAGCAAGAGGCGCAGGCCGTTGCCGTCGAGATTGCTCAGGCTTATTGGGATGCACGTCAGGACTTCGAGTTCGGACCGGTGACCGAGCCTTTGGACGCCATTCTGGACATTGCGGCAAAGACAGTGACTACGCCGATCATTCTGGCTGATTCCGGTGACAACCCGACCGGCGGTGGGGTGGGAGATCGGGCTGATGTGTTGGCTGCGCTCATTGCCAGAAACTGGCAGGGCGCGTTGATGGGCGGTATTACGGACAAGCCGGCTGTCGAGGCGTGTTTTGCGGCAGGCGAAGGTGCATCTGTCAGCCTGCAGATCGGTGGTAGCCTCGATCCTCAAAGTCCGTCCGTGAACGTCGAAGCGCTGGTTTTGAAACTCGATGACCCGGGTACGGACGAGCAGCGCCAGGCTGTTGTTGCCATTGGTGGCGTAACGGTCATCCTCGCTGCGCGGCGCAGACCGTATCATATGCTGTCCGATTTTACGCGGCTTGGTTTCGACCCCAAAGAGGCAAAGCTGCTTGTGGTGAAATCGGGTTATCTCTCACCAGAGCTTGCACCAATCGCCAATCCAAATCTGATGGCACTGACGGACGGCGTCATCAATCAGGATATCGAAAGTCTTCCGAACCACCGGCGGCAAGGAGCCATCTTCCCATGGAGCATGTCTTTCGATTATAGCCCGGAACCCGTTCTCTCGGCGCGCTGGCGATAA